In Treponema primitia ZAS-1, a single window of DNA contains:
- a CDS encoding PD-(D/E)XK nuclease family protein, giving the protein MFPTDIAVNHWADHLLNLRGGGTLAMERFTAWDTFKQESIRAKKQDKKSVPAVLRKIFVSRLVRENTENCGAGKAPLFSSLLPPKYAYAGGAFVSWFTGILPQLGSWFEKTAGLPPALMNEKNGVLAGESLTGDDRDLYTLASRYQRFLDEHGLFEPAWEKPPFEDTGKTCFIFFPESLMDYSEYAELLENTGHVKTVRISGAGAAAKPYKTFFYTNARSEITEAALYIRALHENQGVPFESMAVSISDESNYEPYVLREFANRNIPFVHRQGKPLASYPAGQFFTAIADCASRDFSFDALTGLLLNSHLPWKDREVINQLIDFGIRNNCITSWKETDEKGNAGREIHVWEDAFRSPMGNREERARSFYEILKTDIEKLCSASSFEDIRTRYFIFREKFLNMGECLPETDLILSRCISELLSLIEIEKSFQDLAIPDPYTFFTEYLQEKNYLPQQYSSGVNILPYRTAAPAPFECHIILGSTQNSLSAVFSRLGFLSRAKREELGLQDDDASEAFINLHKLNSRLPAAFFCAQETFSGYAIPHSLLRVTEKPRMRYGADDTEAFAEDLFEAEQGLYRVLQAAESAPYFPNRLHKGQMQGFNAWAARRNRSGDEERWKADPALLNLIMERYCYSEDFPGKFSVSASSLEPYYNCALQWLFQRVLVLENVRIETSLMAENIMGSVYHAVLNWFFTAVKKDGAVLSPLQNGALPRDYGVLLTECVETILKGLPALLPGKQPEMSALTVRLIRAEKKNIRAKLETLLTAFLTYFGGYRVLGSETSWKLEKDSYYLNGKVDCMLEDTGSEVPGAVIVDFKLYYMPDWDSCTASGDEGLTNFQLPLYMTLAGEKGGKSVSTALFFSILQAKPQVIFGAITNRETGKSLPKNPVADDQFQLIMEEFREKTERYAAEIRAGNFSTISNSFKKCTACDYHPVCRTSYTVDRETNLLHWGVNHG; this is encoded by the coding sequence GTGTTTCCCACGGATATCGCAGTAAACCATTGGGCGGATCATCTCCTGAATCTTCGGGGAGGCGGTACGCTTGCCATGGAGCGGTTTACCGCCTGGGATACCTTTAAACAGGAGTCCATACGGGCGAAGAAGCAGGATAAGAAAAGTGTGCCCGCAGTTTTGCGAAAAATATTTGTAAGCCGGCTTGTTCGGGAAAACACGGAAAATTGCGGGGCCGGAAAGGCGCCTCTGTTCAGCTCCCTCCTGCCTCCAAAATATGCCTATGCCGGGGGTGCCTTTGTTTCCTGGTTTACAGGGATACTGCCCCAGCTGGGTTCGTGGTTTGAAAAAACTGCCGGACTTCCGCCGGCGCTTATGAACGAAAAAAACGGTGTTCTTGCGGGGGAGAGTTTGACAGGCGATGATCGTGACCTCTATACGCTGGCTTCCCGGTATCAGCGGTTTCTCGATGAACATGGACTCTTTGAACCTGCCTGGGAAAAGCCGCCCTTTGAAGATACGGGGAAGACCTGCTTCATCTTTTTTCCCGAGTCCCTGATGGACTACAGTGAATATGCGGAGCTTCTGGAAAACACCGGCCATGTTAAGACGGTACGGATTTCCGGCGCCGGCGCCGCGGCTAAACCATATAAAACATTTTTCTACACCAATGCTCGCAGCGAAATTACCGAGGCTGCCCTGTATATCAGGGCGCTCCATGAAAACCAGGGGGTCCCCTTTGAATCAATGGCGGTGAGCATCTCCGATGAGTCAAACTACGAACCCTATGTGCTCCGGGAATTTGCCAACCGGAATATTCCCTTTGTGCATCGGCAAGGGAAACCGCTGGCTTCCTACCCTGCGGGTCAGTTCTTTACTGCCATTGCGGATTGCGCTTCCCGGGATTTTTCCTTTGATGCGCTTACGGGGCTTTTGTTGAATAGTCATCTCCCCTGGAAGGATAGGGAAGTTATTAATCAGCTCATAGATTTTGGGATCAGGAACAACTGTATTACTTCCTGGAAAGAAACTGACGAAAAAGGAAATGCGGGAAGGGAGATCCATGTATGGGAAGATGCCTTTAGATCTCCCATGGGGAACAGGGAGGAGCGCGCCCGGTCATTTTACGAAATTCTCAAAACCGATATAGAAAAATTATGCAGCGCCTCTTCTTTCGAAGACATACGAACCCGTTACTTTATATTCCGGGAAAAATTTCTCAACATGGGTGAATGTCTTCCCGAAACGGATTTAATCCTGTCCCGGTGTATATCAGAACTGTTATCCCTGATAGAAATTGAAAAATCATTTCAGGATCTTGCCATTCCGGATCCCTATACATTTTTTACCGAATACCTTCAAGAGAAAAACTACCTTCCCCAGCAGTATTCTTCCGGGGTGAACATACTTCCGTACCGGACCGCAGCGCCGGCGCCCTTTGAGTGCCACATCATTCTTGGCTCAACCCAGAACAGCCTTTCGGCGGTTTTCTCACGGCTTGGGTTCCTGTCCCGGGCAAAACGGGAGGAACTGGGCCTGCAGGACGATGATGCTTCCGAGGCGTTTATCAACCTCCATAAATTGAATTCCCGTCTTCCCGCGGCCTTCTTCTGTGCCCAGGAAACCTTTTCCGGTTATGCCATCCCCCACAGTCTCCTTAGGGTTACGGAAAAACCCCGTATGCGCTATGGCGCCGATGATACGGAAGCCTTTGCGGAGGATCTTTTTGAGGCCGAGCAGGGATTGTACCGGGTTCTGCAAGCCGCCGAATCGGCGCCGTATTTCCCGAACCGGCTCCATAAGGGGCAGATGCAGGGTTTTAATGCCTGGGCCGCCAGGAGAAACCGGAGCGGTGATGAGGAAAGATGGAAGGCAGACCCAGCGCTGTTGAATCTTATCATGGAACGGTATTGCTACAGTGAGGATTTTCCGGGAAAATTCAGTGTCTCCGCATCGTCCCTGGAGCCGTACTATAACTGCGCCCTGCAATGGCTTTTTCAAAGGGTTCTTGTCCTTGAAAATGTCCGCATTGAAACAAGCTTGATGGCCGAAAATATTATGGGGTCCGTGTACCATGCGGTGCTGAACTGGTTTTTTACGGCGGTAAAAAAAGATGGAGCCGTGCTTTCCCCGCTTCAAAACGGCGCCCTTCCCCGGGATTACGGTGTTCTGCTTACGGAATGTGTTGAGACCATACTGAAGGGGCTTCCCGCATTGCTGCCGGGTAAACAACCGGAGATGAGCGCCCTTACGGTACGGCTGATCCGCGCGGAGAAAAAGAATATCCGGGCAAAGCTTGAGACGCTGCTCACCGCCTTTCTCACTTACTTTGGGGGGTATCGTGTATTGGGAAGCGAAACATCCTGGAAACTAGAGAAGGATTCCTATTATCTTAACGGTAAAGTGGATTGTATGCTTGAGGATACGGGCAGCGAAGTTCCCGGCGCCGTAATTGTGGATTTCAAGCTGTACTATATGCCGGATTGGGATTCCTGTACCGCCTCCGGGGATGAGGGGCTTACGAATTTTCAGCTTCCCCTGTATATGACCCTGGCGGGAGAGAAGGGCGGGAAATCGGTAAGCACGGCGCTTTTTTTCAGCATCCTGCAGGCTAAGCCCCAGGTAATATTCGGCGCTATAACGAACAGAGAAACCGGGAAGTCCCTGCCAAAAAATCCTGTGGCGGATGACCAATTTCAGTTAATAATGGAGGAGTTCCGGGAAAAGACGGAACGATACGCTGCGGAAATCAGGGCCGGTAATTTTTCGACCATCAGTAATAGTTTTAAGAAATGCACCGCCTGTGACTATCATCCTGTATGCCGCACCAGTTATACGGTAGATAGGGAAACGAACCTGTTACATTGGGGCGTTAACCATGGATGA